From a region of the Hordeum vulgare subsp. vulgare unplaced genomic scaffold, MorexV3_pseudomolecules_assembly, whole genome shotgun sequence genome:
- the LOC123420800 gene encoding NAD(P)H-quinone oxidoreductase subunit 2 B, chloroplastic-like produces the protein MIWHVQNENFILDSTRIFMKAFHLLLFNGSFIFPECILIFGLILLLMIDSTSDQKDRPWFYFISSTSLVISITALLFRWREEPIISFSGNFQTNNFNEIFQFLILLCSTLCIPLSVEYIECTEMAITEFLLFVLTATLGGMFLCGANDLITIFVAPECFSLCSYLLSGYTKRDLRSNEATMKYLLMGGASSSILVHGFSWLYGSSGGEIELQEIVNGLINTQMYNSPGISIALISITVGLGFKLSPAPFHQWTPDVYEGVWFVRQIPTSISISEVFGFCKTP, from the coding sequence ATGATCTGGCATGTACAGAATGAAAACTTCATTCTCGATTCTACGAGAATTTTTATGAAAGCGTTTCATTTGCTTCTCTTCAATGGAAGTTTCATTTTCCCAGAATGTATCCTAATTTTTGGCCTAATTCTTCTTCTGATGATCGATTCAACCTCTGATCAAAAAGATAGACCTTGGTTCTATTTCATCTCTTCAACAAGTTTAGTAATAAGCATAACGGCCCTATTGTTCCGATGGAGAGAAGAACCTATAATTAGCTTTTCGGGAAATTTCCAAACGAACAATTTCAACGAAATCTTTCAATTTCTCATTTTATTATGTTCAACTTTATGTATTCCTCTATCCgtagagtacattgaatgtacagaAATGGCTATAACAGAGTTTCTGTTATTCGTATTAACAGCTACTCTAGGGGGAATGTTTTTATGTGGTGCTAACGATTTAATAACTATCTTTGTAGCTCCAGAATGTTTCAGTTTATGTTCCTACCTATTGTCTGGATATACCAAGAGAGATCTACGGTCTAATGAGGCTACTATGAAATATTTACTCATGGGTGGGGCAAGCTCTTCTATTCTGGTTCATGGTTTCTCTTGGCTATATGGTTCATCTGGGGGGGAGATCGAGCTTCAAGAAATTGTGAACGGTCTTATCAATACACAAATGTATAACTCCCCAGGAATTTCAATTGCGCTTATATCCATCACTGTAGGACTTGGGTTCAAGCTTTCCCCAGCCCCTTTTCATCAATGGACTCCTGACGTCTACGAAGGAGTGTGGTTCGTTCGACAAATTCCTACCTCTATATCTATCTCTGAGGTGTTTGGGTTTTGCAAAACTCCATAG